A part of Salmo salar chromosome ssa18, Ssal_v3.1, whole genome shotgun sequence genomic DNA contains:
- the mgmt gene encoding methylated-DNA--protein-cysteine methyltransferase isoform X2 has protein sequence MKSPSQCRQRTISLQSPLGKIQVSGCENGVHTIQILMDVPPAVRSDDASLSCVVTASNSQEEMGPELQHCVEWLRAYFSEPWAVGRLPLPVFHHPTLHGDAFTSRVLQTLVRDVKVGETVSYKRLAEMAGNPRAVRAVGGAMRRNPVPLLIPCHRVISSSGQSGMYMGGKGNHLKQWLLTHEKVKEED, from the exons ATGAAGAGTCCGAGTCAGTGCAGACAGAGGACCATCTCGTTGCAAAGTCCCCTGGGAAAGATCCAAGTCAGCGGATGTGAAAATGGTGTGCACACCATCCAGATCCTAATGGATGTTCCACCTGCagtaag AAGTGACGACGCCTCCCTAAGCTGTGTGGTCACTGCTAGCAATAGCCAAGAGGAAATGGGCCCAGAGTTGCAGCACTGCGTGGAATGGCTTCGGGCCTACTTCAGCGAGCCGTGGGCCGTGGGGAGGCTCCCACTCCCAGTCTTTCACCACCCCACCCTGCATGGAG ATGCCTTCACCAGCCGGGTTCTGCAGACTCTTGTGCGGGACGTGAAGGTGGGAGAGACGGTGTCGTATAAGCGGCTGGCTGAGATGGCAGGAAACCCCAGGGCCGTGAGAGCTGTGGGAGGGGCCATGAGGAGGAACCCG GTGCCTCTTCTCATCCCCTGCCACCGCGTCATCTCCAGCAGTGGTCAGAGTGGGATGTACATGGGCGGCAAAGGTAACCATCTCAAACAATGGCTGCTCACCCACGAGAAGGTCAAAGAGGAAGACTGA
- the mgmt gene encoding methylated-DNA--protein-cysteine methyltransferase isoform X1, translating to MEQGNDMKSPSQCRQRTISLQSPLGKIQVSGCENGVHTIQILMDVPPAVRSDDASLSCVVTASNSQEEMGPELQHCVEWLRAYFSEPWAVGRLPLPVFHHPTLHGDAFTSRVLQTLVRDVKVGETVSYKRLAEMAGNPRAVRAVGGAMRRNPVPLLIPCHRVISSSGQSGMYMGGKGNHLKQWLLTHEKVKEED from the exons ATGGAGCAG GGCAATGACATGAAGAGTCCGAGTCAGTGCAGACAGAGGACCATCTCGTTGCAAAGTCCCCTGGGAAAGATCCAAGTCAGCGGATGTGAAAATGGTGTGCACACCATCCAGATCCTAATGGATGTTCCACCTGCagtaag AAGTGACGACGCCTCCCTAAGCTGTGTGGTCACTGCTAGCAATAGCCAAGAGGAAATGGGCCCAGAGTTGCAGCACTGCGTGGAATGGCTTCGGGCCTACTTCAGCGAGCCGTGGGCCGTGGGGAGGCTCCCACTCCCAGTCTTTCACCACCCCACCCTGCATGGAG ATGCCTTCACCAGCCGGGTTCTGCAGACTCTTGTGCGGGACGTGAAGGTGGGAGAGACGGTGTCGTATAAGCGGCTGGCTGAGATGGCAGGAAACCCCAGGGCCGTGAGAGCTGTGGGAGGGGCCATGAGGAGGAACCCG GTGCCTCTTCTCATCCCCTGCCACCGCGTCATCTCCAGCAGTGGTCAGAGTGGGATGTACATGGGCGGCAAAGGTAACCATCTCAAACAATGGCTGCTCACCCACGAGAAGGTCAAAGAGGAAGACTGA
- the mgmt gene encoding methylated-DNA--protein-cysteine methyltransferase (The RefSeq protein has 1 frameshift compared to this genomic sequence) produces MEQGNDMKSPSQCRQRTISLQSPLGKIQVSGCENGVHTIQILMDVPPAVRSDDASLSCVVTASNSQEEMGPELQHCVEWLRAYFSEPWAVGGSHSQSFTTPPCMEVCRHG; encoded by the exons ATGGAGCAG GGCAATGACATGAAGAGTCCGAGTCAGTGCAGACAGAGGACCATCTCGTTGCAAAGTCCCCTGGGAAAGATCCAAGTCAGCGGATGTGAAAATGGTGTGCACACCATCCAGATCCTAATGGATGTTCCACCTGCagtaag AAGTGACGACGCCTCCCTAAGCTGTGTGGTCACTGCTAGCAATAGCCAAGAGGAAATGGGCCCAGAGTTGCAGCACTGCGTGGAATGGCTTCGGGCCTACTTCAGCGAGCCGTGGGCCGTGGG AGGCTCCCACTCCCAGTCTTTCACCACCCCACCCTGCATGGAGGTCTGTCGCCATGGATAA